A part of Terriglobia bacterium genomic DNA contains:
- a CDS encoding ABC transporter permease → MNSLANDLRFALRMFRKNPGFALVAVLTLALGIGANTAIFTVVNSVLLRPLPFRDAGRLFRIANAPPSAPNSLQNISDPELIALQQQTHSFSAVAAFDGGVKSLTGAGEPVEVKATEVTANFWSTVGVEAELGRTFLPEEGKPEKGRVVVLSDTFWRSRFHAGKDVIGRTITLDGKSYLVVGVMPPTYTFPGNDELWVPALLEPDNTHIAFRSAIGRLKEGILPSQAQAELDTIAHRLNSDNPMAIRGDLIRMHPLQETIVGEIRPALRILLGSVAFLLLIACVNVANLLLARATRREQEVAVRYSLGATRTRLIRQLLTESAVLSLAGGLLGIVMAMWGVAALQWMAPPHSIPRFEEIRMDAQVFVFTLGLSAVTSFLFGLWPAMQVSRIHLSETLKHGFGRLTARSQLMRNVLVVGEIGMALILLIGAGLLVKSFIKLRSVNPGFRANNVTTMTVHLPQQYRTAEQMKAFHEKVLERLTTQPGVSSAAVVNWLPMGRALIMGSFSVEGVPDSATQFNVSKPAVTPGYFQTMGIRLLKGRDFTPADNERTPGVMIVGQRTARRVWPNEDPIGRRITFADHPEPEDWYTVIGVVDDVKQENLSQEMPPAIYQPLAQVQVPFFLQSINYVVRSSGPVAAIAASMRAALHEVDANQPIFQIATMEELLTANTAEPRFYSRLLAAFSGIALLLAVVGIYGVMAFSVVQRTREIGIRVVLGANRENILASVLGRSAALIAAGLVFGICGALATTWLLTSFLFEVQPTDAGTFVVTSFLLAAAAILASYVPASRATKINPVAALRYE, encoded by the coding sequence ATGAATAGTCTAGCGAACGATCTTCGCTTTGCTCTGCGGATGTTCCGGAAGAATCCGGGTTTCGCGCTGGTCGCGGTACTGACCCTGGCGCTCGGCATAGGGGCGAACACGGCCATTTTTACAGTCGTCAATTCGGTTCTCCTGCGTCCCCTGCCGTTCCGCGATGCGGGCCGACTCTTCCGGATCGCCAACGCACCCCCTTCGGCGCCCAACAGCTTGCAGAATATATCAGACCCGGAGCTCATCGCCCTCCAGCAGCAGACGCACTCATTCAGTGCAGTGGCGGCGTTCGACGGCGGAGTCAAGAGTCTCACTGGGGCGGGCGAACCGGTTGAAGTGAAGGCTACCGAGGTCACGGCGAATTTTTGGAGCACTGTGGGGGTCGAGGCGGAGCTGGGACGGACGTTTCTGCCGGAAGAGGGCAAGCCGGAAAAAGGTCGCGTAGTGGTGCTCAGCGACACGTTTTGGCGAAGCCGGTTTCACGCCGGGAAAGATGTCATCGGCAGAACCATCACCCTCGATGGGAAATCATATCTCGTCGTGGGGGTCATGCCGCCCACCTACACCTTCCCGGGGAATGATGAGCTTTGGGTGCCGGCCCTATTGGAGCCCGACAACACTCATATCGCGTTTCGCAGTGCCATTGGCAGACTCAAGGAGGGAATCCTTCCGAGTCAGGCGCAAGCCGAGTTGGACACCATCGCGCACCGCCTCAATTCTGACAACCCGATGGCGATTCGCGGTGACCTCATACGGATGCATCCGTTGCAGGAAACGATCGTAGGTGAAATCAGGCCTGCCCTGCGCATCCTGCTCGGCTCGGTGGCATTCCTGCTTCTCATTGCCTGCGTCAATGTCGCCAACTTACTGCTTGCCCGGGCCACGCGGCGTGAACAGGAGGTCGCGGTCCGTTATTCCCTGGGCGCCACCCGGACGAGGCTGATCCGGCAACTGCTCACCGAGAGTGCTGTTTTGTCGTTGGCAGGAGGCCTGTTGGGAATCGTCATGGCCATGTGGGGAGTTGCGGCACTCCAGTGGATGGCGCCGCCGCACAGTATTCCCCGTTTCGAAGAAATTCGAATGGATGCACAGGTCTTTGTGTTTACCCTGGGACTCTCCGCCGTCACGAGCTTTCTTTTTGGCCTGTGGCCTGCCATGCAGGTTTCCAGGATCCACCTGAGCGAGACACTGAAGCACGGTTTTGGCCGGCTTACTGCAAGGTCACAACTCATGCGAAATGTGCTGGTGGTGGGAGAAATCGGAATGGCCCTGATACTGCTGATCGGAGCGGGTTTGCTCGTGAAGAGTTTTATCAAACTGCGTTCGGTCAATCCCGGGTTTCGGGCCAACAATGTGACCACGATGACCGTCCATCTTCCTCAGCAGTACCGCACGGCGGAGCAGATGAAGGCATTTCACGAGAAAGTGCTGGAACGACTTACTACCCAGCCCGGCGTGAGCTCAGCTGCCGTAGTCAACTGGTTGCCGATGGGGAGGGCGCTCATCATGGGCAGCTTCTCGGTCGAAGGGGTGCCGGATAGCGCCACCCAGTTTAACGTGAGCAAGCCGGCGGTGACGCCGGGGTATTTCCAGACCATGGGAATCCGGCTGCTCAAGGGGCGCGATTTCACCCCTGCCGATAACGAAAGGACTCCCGGTGTCATGATCGTCGGTCAGAGGACCGCAAGACGGGTGTGGCCCAATGAAGACCCGATCGGGAGACGCATTACCTTTGCCGACCACCCGGAGCCGGAAGACTGGTACACCGTGATCGGGGTCGTCGATGACGTGAAACAAGAAAATCTGAGTCAGGAAATGCCACCCGCCATCTATCAGCCCCTGGCCCAGGTTCAAGTGCCGTTCTTCCTGCAGTCCATCAATTATGTGGTGCGGTCAAGCGGGCCGGTTGCGGCCATCGCCGCTTCCATGCGGGCGGCGTTGCATGAAGTGGATGCCAATCAACCGATCTTTCAGATTGCCACCATGGAAGAATTGCTGACAGCCAACACCGCCGAGCCGCGGTTTTACTCGCGCCTGCTGGCGGCCTTCTCCGGCATCGCTCTCCTGCTTGCCGTGGTTGGAATCTATGGGGTCATGGCGTTCAGCGTGGTTCAGCGCACGAGGGAAATCGGCATTCGGGTGGTGCTCGGGGCAAATCGCGAGAACATCCTCGCAAGTGTGCTGGGACGGAGCGCCGCGCTCATCGCCGCAGGTCTTGTCTTTGGCATCTGCGGCGCCCTGGCGACAACCTGGCTCCTCACCTCATTTCTGTTTGAGGTTCAACCGACCGATGCGGGAACATTTGTTGTTACCTCTTTTTTGTTGGCGGCGGCAGCCATCCTGGCAAGCTATGTCCCCGCATCACGCGCGACTAAGATCAACCCCGTGGCCGCTTTAAGGTATGAGTAA
- a CDS encoding site-specific integrase: protein MGVFRKKGSPYWWINWWDPSKKKQFFESTGIQLGKPKREAKEVLKQREGATANGLNVSPKQMKFEDAVEIFKQEYVPRKSVGTQRFYKYNLPTLKGHFGAMKLGKITVQDVETYRTQRQQASPKHDSEGKTRIKNATINREIAALGKLFTFAWKKEWVIKNPVRMLEPRLLPEEEQRREAHYMDFVEQGKICAKAPEFLRDIVELVLNTGVRYQKELLPLRWENVDLNLGVIGIVASKTRAGIREIPLNDAAIAILKRRKADSASEWVFPSSVEPGKHLSAPRKAWVKTLKDARVAYFPIYNLRHTHRTRAKLVGMNVEVMQEVMGHSDPSMAKRYSLQRIDFQRAELNKLCASPAVTASEDNLTLEELVQ from the coding sequence ATGGGCGTATTCAGAAAAAAGGGTAGTCCATACTGGTGGATCAACTGGTGGGACCCCTCGAAGAAAAAACAGTTCTTTGAATCAACAGGAATTCAACTGGGAAAGCCTAAACGGGAAGCCAAGGAGGTGCTCAAGCAGCGCGAAGGTGCCACCGCCAACGGATTGAATGTATCACCCAAACAAATGAAATTTGAAGACGCGGTTGAAATCTTCAAACAAGAATATGTCCCCCGGAAGAGTGTGGGAACCCAACGATTCTACAAGTACAACCTCCCCACCCTGAAGGGACATTTTGGGGCCATGAAGCTTGGAAAAATAACTGTTCAGGATGTTGAGACCTATCGAACCCAACGTCAACAGGCGTCGCCCAAGCATGATTCTGAGGGCAAGACAAGGATTAAGAACGCGACCATCAACCGAGAAATTGCCGCACTGGGCAAGTTGTTTACTTTTGCCTGGAAGAAGGAATGGGTGATCAAAAACCCCGTGCGGATGTTAGAGCCGCGTTTATTGCCCGAAGAGGAGCAGCGCCGGGAAGCTCACTATATGGACTTCGTTGAACAGGGAAAAATCTGCGCCAAGGCCCCGGAGTTCTTGCGTGACATCGTGGAGCTTGTTCTGAATACCGGGGTGCGTTACCAAAAGGAACTGCTACCACTGCGTTGGGAGAACGTGGACCTGAATCTCGGGGTTATCGGGATTGTGGCTTCCAAAACAAGAGCAGGCATCAGAGAGATCCCTCTCAATGATGCCGCCATTGCAATCCTGAAGCGCAGGAAGGCTGATTCTGCCTCCGAATGGGTATTTCCTTCATCCGTCGAGCCAGGGAAGCATCTGAGTGCTCCCAGGAAGGCGTGGGTGAAAACCCTCAAGGATGCCAGGGTGGCATATTTCCCCATCTACAATCTGCGCCACACCCACAGGACCCGGGCCAAACTGGTGGGAATGAATGTTGAGGTGATGCAAGAGGTGATGGGGCACTCTGATCCGTCGATGGCGAAGCGATATTCGTTGCAGAGAATTGATTTTCAACGAGCCGAGTTGAACAAGCTTTGTGCGAGCCCCGCCGTTACCGCATCCGAGGACAATCTCACGCTAGAGGAACTGGTTCAGTAG
- a CDS encoding ABC transporter permease, with protein MDHLLADVRYAVRVLLKDPLFTALAVLTLALGIGANTAIFTLLDQVLLRLLPVKNPQHLMLLTMRGRHYGNNWGGNAISYPMYRDFQDHNEVFSGMFCRFPTRVNLTFGGQAERVEAELVSGTYFNVLGVTTVLGRPFTPEDDRLPNGHPLVILSYNFWKQRFGGDPAILGKTVTVNKHDMTVIGVAQAGFDGVELGYTSKLFIPVMMQPQVLIVPMEMLTDRRSRWVNAFGRLKPGVTQKQAKASLQPFMHSMLEMEVREPAFSRASTYDREQFLKCWIDVLSGSQGRSYFRQELSTPLWVLMAITGVVLLIACANLANLLLARATGRQKEIAVRLSVGASRGRIVSQLLVETLCLSAVGGLAGLALAFWADRALMAIYLPADSGGLSISTVPDFRILLFTSAVTILTALLFGLVPALKTTKPDIGKTLKDQAGSVVGGGHGGLRKTLVVTQVSLSLLLLIGAGLFLRSLNNLSRLGPGFSAERLVGFNIDPSLGGYSVEDQKIFYQQLTDSLSSIPGAQSVGLASMRILENNEWDSGMTVEGYTPGKPDDHAQPYMNQISQNYFATLGVPIVAGRDFTVKDNHEVKFGPQPEDWSPTTVMINQEFARRYFQGQNPVGHHLGFGTDPGTRTDMEIIGVVKDIKYTNLRDDIPPQAFIPYYGSHFMGSMTVYLRTAVDPNQLMPTVRAKVRDLDQNLPIYEMRSMEAQVNNSLTTERMIASLSTVFGFLATLLAVIGLYGVMAYTVSQRRREIGIRMALGAEPRNVIGMVMRDALLLVAIGVAVGVPFSLGVMRAVQSQLFGLTAHDPSTLALATVGLVFVACVAGYLPALRASRLDPMAALRYE; from the coding sequence ATGGACCATCTTCTGGCCGACGTTCGGTATGCCGTCCGTGTGCTTCTGAAGGATCCGCTGTTCACCGCCCTGGCGGTACTGACCCTGGCACTCGGCATTGGCGCGAATACCGCCATCTTCACTCTGCTGGACCAGGTTTTGCTCCGGCTCTTGCCTGTAAAGAATCCGCAACACCTGATGCTGCTCACCATGCGCGGCCGCCATTACGGCAACAACTGGGGCGGCAACGCGATCTCGTATCCGATGTACCGTGATTTTCAGGATCACAACGAGGTTTTTTCGGGCATGTTCTGCCGCTTCCCGACCCGGGTGAACCTCACCTTCGGAGGGCAGGCGGAGCGCGTGGAAGCGGAGCTGGTATCAGGTACCTATTTCAACGTGCTCGGGGTGACCACGGTCCTGGGACGTCCGTTTACGCCGGAAGACGATCGCCTCCCCAACGGGCACCCCCTGGTGATCCTGAGTTACAATTTTTGGAAACAGCGGTTTGGCGGCGATCCGGCGATCCTCGGAAAAACGGTGACGGTCAACAAGCACGATATGACCGTGATCGGAGTGGCGCAAGCCGGCTTTGATGGCGTGGAATTGGGCTATACGTCAAAGCTGTTCATTCCGGTCATGATGCAGCCACAAGTCTTGATCGTTCCCATGGAAATGCTCACGGACCGCCGCAGCCGTTGGGTAAATGCGTTCGGACGCCTGAAGCCGGGGGTGACGCAGAAACAGGCCAAAGCATCCCTGCAGCCGTTCATGCATTCGATGCTCGAAATGGAGGTGCGCGAGCCGGCCTTCAGCCGTGCCTCGACCTATGATCGGGAGCAATTTCTCAAATGCTGGATCGACGTGTTGTCCGGGTCGCAGGGCCGGTCCTATTTCCGCCAGGAGCTCTCGACGCCGCTGTGGGTGCTGATGGCCATCACCGGGGTCGTGCTGCTGATCGCTTGCGCCAACCTGGCAAACCTCTTGCTGGCCCGGGCGACCGGACGGCAAAAGGAAATTGCGGTGCGCTTGTCGGTGGGCGCGAGCCGGGGACGCATTGTTTCTCAACTCCTCGTGGAAACACTGTGTCTTTCCGCGGTCGGCGGTCTCGCCGGTCTCGCCCTGGCTTTTTGGGCTGACAGGGCGCTCATGGCGATCTATCTCCCGGCGGACTCCGGGGGATTAAGTATCTCAACGGTGCCTGATTTTCGAATTCTTCTGTTTACCTCGGCGGTGACCATATTGACCGCACTCCTTTTTGGTCTCGTGCCGGCCCTGAAGACGACGAAGCCGGATATCGGGAAGACCTTAAAGGATCAGGCGGGGTCCGTTGTGGGCGGCGGGCATGGGGGACTGCGCAAGACGCTGGTCGTCACCCAGGTCTCTCTTTCCCTCCTGCTTTTGATCGGCGCCGGCCTTTTCCTCCGCAGTCTGAATAATCTGAGCCGCCTGGGCCCGGGCTTTTCCGCGGAGCGGCTAGTGGGATTCAACATTGACCCGTCGCTTGGCGGTTACTCGGTCGAAGACCAGAAGATTTTTTATCAGCAGTTGACCGACAGCCTCAGTTCAATTCCAGGGGCTCAATCGGTGGGCCTGGCCTCGATGCGTATTCTTGAAAACAACGAATGGGACAGTGGAATGACAGTGGAAGGGTACACGCCCGGGAAACCCGATGATCATGCCCAGCCTTACATGAATCAGATCAGTCAGAACTATTTCGCGACCCTCGGCGTGCCCATCGTCGCGGGCCGCGATTTTACCGTCAAGGACAACCACGAAGTGAAATTCGGCCCCCAGCCCGAGGACTGGAGCCCGACCACAGTCATGATCAACCAGGAGTTTGCACGGCGCTATTTTCAAGGGCAAAATCCCGTCGGTCACCACCTCGGATTCGGGACCGATCCGGGGACGCGCACGGACATGGAAATCATCGGGGTGGTGAAGGATATCAAGTACACGAACCTGCGGGATGACATTCCGCCGCAGGCTTTCATTCCTTATTACGGGAGTCATTTCATGGGCAGCATGACCGTTTACCTGCGAACGGCCGTCGATCCGAATCAGTTAATGCCGACGGTGCGGGCGAAGGTGCGGGACCTCGATCAGAACCTGCCCATCTATGAGATGCGGTCGATGGAGGCCCAAGTCAACAACTCGCTCACCACCGAACGGATGATTGCGAGCCTGTCGACGGTGTTCGGTTTCCTGGCAACCCTGCTGGCGGTCATCGGACTTTACGGAGTGATGGCTTACACTGTATCCCAGCGACGGCGCGAAATCGGCATTCGGATGGCGCTGGGAGCCGAGCCCAGGAATGTGATCGGAATGGTGATGCGCGATGCGCTGTTGCTGGTCGCCATCGGTGTGGCCGTCGGCGTGCCCTTCTCGTTGGGTGTGATGCGGGCGGTCCAGAGCCAGCTCTTTGGACTGACGGCCCATGACCCCTCAACCCTGGCCCTGGCCACAGTTGGACTGGTGTTCGTCGCCTGCGTCGCGGGGTACCTTCCGGCTCTTCGCGCCAGCCGCCTCGATCCGATGGCCGCATTGCGGTATGAATAA
- a CDS encoding flavin reductase family protein, giving the protein MAKVLVRYTDYFAQTIQRMREDGLLLVTLGADGKPNVMTIGWGTIGSIWSRSVFIVLVRPSRHTYSRLEEVRDFTVNVPPRELSAAVSHCGTVSGRDHNKFQEMHLTPMPSREVRPPVIKECLVHYECRTLHRNDLEPDALVQAVREEFYTTGDFHRVYFGEIVSAYADEDAGQRLSATPVGVIKPAP; this is encoded by the coding sequence ATGGCCAAGGTACTGGTGCGGTACACGGATTACTTTGCCCAGACGATCCAGCGTATGCGGGAAGACGGACTGCTGCTGGTCACCCTGGGCGCGGACGGGAAACCCAATGTCATGACCATCGGGTGGGGAACGATTGGCTCCATCTGGTCGCGATCCGTTTTCATTGTGCTGGTGAGACCTTCGCGCCACACGTACAGCCGGCTGGAGGAGGTCCGGGATTTTACCGTCAATGTTCCTCCCCGGGAACTGTCGGCGGCGGTCAGCCATTGCGGGACTGTATCAGGACGGGATCACAACAAGTTCCAAGAAATGCATTTGACCCCGATGCCGAGCCGGGAGGTGCGCCCTCCCGTCATCAAGGAATGCCTGGTGCACTACGAGTGTCGGACCCTGCATCGGAATGATTTGGAGCCCGACGCGCTGGTCCAGGCGGTGCGCGAGGAGTTTTACACCACCGGCGATTTCCACCGCGTCTACTTTGGAGAGATTGTGTCCGCCTATGCCGACGAGGATGCCGGTCAACGCCTGAGCGCCACCCCGGTGGGAGTGATCAAACCTGCTCCATAA
- a CDS encoding PASTA domain-containing protein, translated as MRARISSETKRRGLSIHAGQAGLWIGFGFIGLVLLFILFLSGVIEGAPPQQKQAKSKDSIEKLEVAPQKQKVANLATAQTTAVVPDLRGQTPKQAMATLRRAHLVLGEVTYGIYGVPAGQVARQYPPPREIAPTGSAVAVWVAREPPPGQLSTPVPNLRGQTPDGARKTLRQAHLVLGEIQYGSYDAPAGQVAKQQPPSGENAPAGSAVSVWIARGSPHAPPTTPVPDLRGRTVDEAAAILRRAHLVMGEVYFGNYDASPERVARQRPQPPESAPMDSAVAVWVARGPNLTPPPPKQSSKPRPGKQPEKPPPGEPESPSGTKGPPEKRPDSNLVRVPNLHSMTPVAAKAVLAQRSLQYGGAKEIITDQARPGTIFDQRPQPETLVQRGTPVQVAIAAAKPAVPTVEVPNLVQERKEEALQRLQNAGLQPSDSEIREVDSEEETGVVVSQYPQAGTQVRLGTSVSFEVSKQIIHSLILRPNPTNALPGEAVTFNVELIPPFPGATFQFTFGEGERTGELDVPEVTHQYADDGDYVVFATATLGHRQVISNRVEYPVHVARLDVTLLSTPSHPRENEPIQFHAVVTPSTQAGRAVYNFHFGDGTPVEASDSPNAQHSYRQGNQYSAWVTVRTIHEPLPGGGSVHEHFYTSDPIQVVIAPAQIPAWGIIGAILGAVLLAGAGTFSAYRWIQMQKLSLRVERDAGRQWPQGPDTPIASSSWQFRVVHPAGDQSTTSHGPLCTRIEKIHE; from the coding sequence ATGAGGGCAAGAATCTCTTCCGAAACGAAGCGAAGGGGTCTTTCTATCCATGCCGGTCAGGCCGGACTATGGATCGGTTTCGGATTCATCGGCTTGGTCCTCCTTTTCATTTTATTTCTTAGCGGCGTCATTGAAGGCGCTCCCCCGCAGCAGAAACAAGCGAAGTCGAAGGATTCCATCGAGAAGTTGGAAGTCGCGCCGCAAAAGCAGAAAGTCGCGAACCTCGCTACAGCCCAGACCACCGCTGTAGTCCCGGACCTGCGGGGCCAAACACCAAAGCAGGCCATGGCGACCCTGCGCCGCGCTCATCTTGTTCTGGGAGAGGTCACCTATGGAATCTACGGCGTCCCGGCCGGCCAGGTGGCAAGACAATATCCTCCGCCCCGCGAAATTGCGCCGACAGGCAGCGCCGTGGCAGTTTGGGTGGCTCGCGAGCCCCCTCCCGGGCAACTGTCCACCCCGGTACCTAATCTACGGGGTCAAACGCCCGATGGGGCGCGGAAGACCTTGCGGCAGGCGCACCTTGTGCTGGGTGAAATCCAATACGGGAGTTACGATGCCCCGGCCGGTCAAGTGGCGAAACAACAGCCGCCGTCCGGCGAAAATGCCCCGGCGGGCAGCGCCGTGTCAGTCTGGATCGCTCGCGGGTCACCTCACGCGCCGCCGACGACCCCGGTCCCGGACCTACGAGGCCGTACGGTCGATGAAGCGGCAGCGATTCTCCGTAGGGCTCATCTCGTGATGGGCGAAGTTTATTTCGGCAACTATGACGCCTCGCCCGAACGAGTGGCGAGACAACGGCCGCAACCCCCTGAGAGTGCGCCGATGGACAGCGCGGTGGCGGTCTGGGTCGCTCGCGGGCCCAACCTCACGCCTCCACCGCCGAAACAATCATCCAAACCCCGCCCTGGAAAGCAACCGGAGAAACCGCCACCGGGTGAGCCTGAATCACCGTCAGGGACGAAGGGACCACCCGAGAAACGTCCGGACAGCAACTTGGTGCGCGTTCCCAATCTTCACTCAATGACACCGGTGGCGGCCAAGGCAGTATTAGCACAGCGCAGCTTGCAGTATGGGGGAGCTAAAGAGATCATAACGGACCAGGCGCGGCCGGGCACCATTTTCGACCAGCGGCCACAACCTGAAACCCTGGTTCAAAGGGGCACCCCCGTCCAGGTGGCTATCGCTGCTGCCAAGCCCGCTGTACCGACCGTAGAGGTCCCAAACCTGGTGCAGGAAAGAAAGGAAGAAGCCCTGCAACGGTTGCAGAATGCCGGGTTGCAGCCGAGTGACTCCGAGATCAGAGAGGTGGATTCGGAGGAAGAAACCGGGGTGGTGGTGTCACAATATCCGCAAGCAGGCACGCAGGTGCGGCTTGGGACAAGCGTGAGTTTCGAGGTGAGCAAGCAGATCATTCACTCCCTCATTTTGCGACCCAACCCGACAAACGCCCTGCCGGGGGAGGCGGTGACCTTCAATGTTGAACTCATTCCCCCGTTTCCCGGCGCGACATTTCAATTCACCTTCGGCGAAGGCGAGCGCACCGGCGAACTGGATGTGCCCGAAGTAACCCACCAGTACGCCGACGATGGCGACTATGTGGTGTTCGCTACGGCCACGCTCGGCCACAGGCAAGTCATCAGCAACCGGGTCGAGTATCCCGTGCACGTCGCGCGCCTCGATGTCACCTTGCTCTCCACACCGAGCCATCCCAGGGAGAACGAGCCCATTCAATTCCATGCGGTCGTGACCCCGTCCACCCAAGCTGGCAGAGCAGTCTACAATTTTCACTTTGGAGACGGCACACCGGTCGAAGCGTCAGACTCCCCCAACGCGCAGCATTCCTATCGCCAGGGCAATCAATACTCGGCATGGGTCACGGTGCGCACCATCCACGAGCCATTGCCGGGCGGCGGGAGCGTCCATGAGCATTTTTACACGAGCGATCCTATTCAGGTGGTGATCGCACCGGCTCAAATCCCTGCATGGGGTATCATCGGAGCCATCCTGGGTGCTGTGCTTCTGGCCGGCGCGGGAACTTTTTCTGCCTACCGGTGGATACAGATGCAGAAGCTGAGCCTTCGCGTTGAAAGAGATGCGGGCCGACAGTGGCCGCAGGGGCCCGATACTCCGATCGCTTCCAGCAGCTGGCAGTTCCGCGTGGTGCACCCGGCCGGGGACCAATCAACGACTTCTCATGGCCCCCTATGCACCAGAATCGAGAAGATCCATGAATGA
- a CDS encoding DJ-1/PfpI family protein, which produces MAAKKILMIVGDYVEDYEVMVPFQALQAVGHTVHAICGGKKAGEQVRTAVHDFDGAQTYSEKPGHNFTLNATFAEVKAEDYDALVIPGGRAPEYVRLNPEVLKVVQHFAKARKPIAAICHAAQILAAAGVLEGRGCSAYPAVGPDVTRAGGRYIDLPMDKAHVDGNLVTAPAWPAHPEWLAKFLQVLGTRITL; this is translated from the coding sequence ATGGCTGCAAAGAAGATCCTGATGATTGTTGGAGACTATGTCGAAGACTATGAAGTCATGGTGCCTTTTCAGGCACTGCAGGCGGTTGGACATACCGTCCACGCCATCTGTGGCGGCAAGAAAGCAGGCGAGCAAGTGCGAACCGCCGTGCATGATTTTGACGGCGCCCAGACTTACAGCGAAAAACCCGGACACAACTTCACTTTAAATGCCACCTTCGCCGAGGTGAAAGCTGAGGATTACGACGCGCTCGTCATTCCAGGAGGAAGGGCCCCCGAGTATGTCCGGTTGAATCCGGAAGTCCTGAAAGTTGTTCAACACTTCGCAAAGGCCCGCAAACCGATTGCGGCCATCTGTCACGCGGCACAGATTCTTGCTGCAGCCGGCGTGCTTGAGGGAAGGGGCTGCTCTGCCTACCCGGCGGTCGGACCGGACGTCACTCGAGCCGGCGGCCGTTACATCGACCTCCCGATGGACAAGGCCCATGTCGACGGCAATCTGGTGACTGCCCCCGCCTGGCCTGCCCATCCGGAGTGGCTCGCAAAGTTCCTGCAGGTCTTGGGAACCCGGATCACACTCTAG
- a CDS encoding radical SAM protein: MQESEGPSVQKNQAGFRFDEEMHRMLMEGERRTPVAIWEDRLRLPQPVFPQYPEKLGDVEPDPKYLPKGENPYRTRVTSHMVHRVMRGWLYPYLWSRILPGEYHPIIAYLFTEWKCNLDCHYCWAFDNRIKGMTEDTARRSIDWLHETGCRVLALMGGEVLLRPEFVHKVVYYGAKKGFFVYIPTNGRLMRKEVIDMLGDAGVATVNLAVDSFEDRKELPKALKPIWPSFQHLVKKQYVYGYSMFFNINITRINLDDVKHLTEIARDHGIATDYHINESPMLEQPHFKHQDGNSTFITEADWPKIDGLIDWLVEKNRSGYKMVNSVRRLQDMKAFMRGKVEPWDCRAGHNSLIIRTDGTLAPCFPMYSATYNWGTVGKHGFEGRQLNDMKKSCQTHCFSTLNHNLAYCYKASRAIKWVARQAARGFRGTTGSFEE; the protein is encoded by the coding sequence ATGCAAGAATCCGAAGGACCATCCGTTCAAAAAAACCAGGCGGGATTTCGATTCGACGAAGAGATGCACCGCATGCTGATGGAAGGCGAGAGGCGAACGCCCGTCGCCATTTGGGAAGACCGACTTCGATTGCCGCAACCCGTGTTCCCGCAGTATCCGGAGAAACTCGGGGACGTGGAGCCGGATCCGAAGTACCTGCCGAAGGGGGAAAATCCATACCGGACCCGTGTCACGAGCCACATGGTTCATCGCGTGATGCGCGGCTGGTTGTATCCTTATCTGTGGTCACGCATTTTGCCGGGAGAGTACCACCCCATCATCGCCTATCTGTTTACCGAGTGGAAGTGCAACCTCGACTGCCATTACTGCTGGGCCTTCGACAACCGCATCAAGGGGATGACCGAGGATACCGCACGTCGATCCATCGACTGGCTCCATGAAACGGGGTGCCGCGTGCTGGCCCTGATGGGCGGCGAAGTCCTTCTGCGCCCGGAGTTCGTCCATAAGGTGGTCTACTACGGCGCGAAGAAGGGGTTCTTCGTCTACATCCCGACCAACGGCCGTCTCATGCGGAAGGAAGTCATCGATATGCTGGGAGATGCGGGTGTGGCGACAGTGAACCTGGCGGTTGATTCCTTTGAGGATCGAAAAGAACTTCCCAAGGCCCTGAAGCCCATTTGGCCCTCCTTCCAGCATCTGGTCAAGAAACAGTATGTGTACGGCTACAGTATGTTCTTTAACATCAACATCACCCGTATCAACCTCGACGACGTCAAGCATTTGACCGAGATTGCCCGTGATCACGGCATTGCGACCGACTACCACATCAATGAATCCCCGATGTTGGAGCAACCTCACTTCAAGCATCAAGACGGGAACAGCACGTTCATTACAGAAGCGGATTGGCCGAAGATCGACGGACTGATCGACTGGCTCGTCGAGAAGAACCGCTCCGGTTACAAGATGGTCAATTCGGTGCGGCGGTTGCAGGACATGAAGGCTTTCATGCGCGGAAAGGTGGAGCCATGGGACTGCCGGGCCGGCCACAATTCGCTAATCATCCGCACGGACGGCACGCTGGCGCCCTGTTTTCCGATGTACTCAGCCACATACAACTGGGGCACTGTCGGCAAGCACGGATTTGAAGGCAGACAGCTCAACGACATGAAGAAGAGCTGTCAAACCCATTGTTTTTCGACGTTGAATCACAACCTCGCTTACTGTTACAAAGCAAGCCGCGCGATCAAATGGGTGGCACGACAGGCCGCCCGCGGGTTCCGGGGAACAACTGGAAGCTTCGAGGAGTAG